From one Paeniglutamicibacter psychrophenolicus genomic stretch:
- a CDS encoding ABC transporter permease — MAGGGTKPRPPLGVSTLVILATLIALFSLVPLGYVIYMTVATGWDTVVELIVRPRVGELLLNTILLVLVTLPLCLVLGVGGAWLVERTNLQGHRWWALALAAPLAIPAFVNSYAWASTIPSLAGLSAGTLIATLSYFPLVYIPVAATLGRLDPAIEQSAASLGLGPWAVFFRVVLPQLRIAMAGGSLLVALHLLSEYGAFAMIRFDTFTTAIMIQFQSTFNGAAGNMLASVLVLLCMLLLLAEAKTRGNARYSRVGVGAQRLATRLRLGRHEIAAQLALLALFVLSLGVPLYSVVRWLVAGGAAIWDPTEFFPALAQTMGYGLTGALITCVVAFPMAFLAVRHPNWFSKLLELSNYITSSMPGIVVGLAFVTVAIRLVPGIYQSAYVLLAAYVLLFLPRALVNLRAGLSQAPRELEEAARSLGRSPALAFFRVTLRLSAPAAAGGVALVFLAIVNELTATLLLAPNGTRTLATAFWAKSSEIDYAGAAPYALLMILISLPMTYLLFQQSKKAAGQ; from the coding sequence ATGGCGGGCGGGGGCACCAAGCCCCGCCCGCCATTGGGCGTTTCAACGCTCGTCATCTTGGCAACATTGATTGCCTTGTTCTCCCTGGTTCCCCTGGGCTACGTCATCTACATGACGGTGGCCACCGGCTGGGACACCGTCGTCGAACTCATCGTCCGCCCGCGTGTCGGTGAGCTGCTGCTCAACACCATCTTGCTGGTGCTCGTCACGCTGCCGCTGTGCCTCGTGCTGGGCGTGGGCGGTGCCTGGCTGGTGGAACGCACCAACCTGCAGGGCCACCGCTGGTGGGCGCTGGCACTGGCCGCCCCGCTGGCGATTCCTGCGTTCGTCAACAGCTACGCCTGGGCCTCGACCATTCCTTCGCTGGCCGGGCTTAGCGCCGGCACGCTGATTGCCACGCTGTCCTATTTCCCGCTGGTGTACATCCCCGTCGCGGCAACCCTGGGACGGCTGGACCCGGCCATTGAGCAATCCGCGGCCTCGCTGGGACTGGGCCCCTGGGCCGTGTTCTTCCGCGTGGTGCTCCCACAGCTTCGCATTGCCATGGCCGGCGGCTCGCTCCTGGTGGCCCTGCACCTGCTCTCGGAATACGGTGCCTTTGCCATGATCCGTTTTGACACCTTCACCACTGCGATCATGATCCAGTTCCAGTCCACCTTCAACGGTGCCGCAGGCAACATGCTCGCCAGCGTGTTGGTCCTGCTGTGCATGTTGCTCCTGCTGGCCGAGGCCAAGACCCGCGGCAACGCGAGGTACTCACGCGTCGGGGTCGGGGCACAGAGACTGGCCACACGCTTGCGGCTGGGACGCCACGAGATTGCCGCCCAGTTGGCATTGCTCGCGCTGTTCGTGCTCTCCCTGGGCGTGCCGCTGTATTCGGTGGTTCGCTGGCTGGTCGCCGGGGGAGCGGCAATCTGGGACCCGACAGAGTTCTTCCCGGCGCTGGCCCAGACCATGGGATACGGCCTCACCGGCGCCCTGATCACCTGCGTCGTGGCCTTCCCCATGGCGTTCCTTGCCGTGCGCCACCCCAACTGGTTCAGCAAGCTCTTGGAGCTGTCCAACTACATCACCAGCTCGATGCCCGGGATCGTGGTCGGCTTGGCCTTTGTCACCGTTGCCATCCGCTTGGTCCCCGGGATCTACCAAAGCGCCTACGTATTGCTGGCCGCCTACGTGTTGCTGTTCCTCCCGCGTGCGCTGGTGAACCTGCGCGCAGGGCTCTCCCAGGCACCGCGCGAACTCGAAGAAGCGGCCCGCTCGCTGGGCAGGTCCCCGGCCTTGGCCTTCTTCCGGGTGACCCTCCGATTGAGCGCCCCGGCGGCGGCCGGAGGAGTGGCGCTGGTGTTCCTGGCCATCGTCAATGAATTGACGGCAACCTTGTTGCTGGCACCCAACGGCACCCGCACTTTGGCAACCGCGTTTTGGGCCAAGAGCAGCGAGATCGACTACGCGGGCGCCGCACCCTATGCCTTGTTGATGATCCTCATTTCCTTGCCCATGACCTACCTGCTGTTCCAACAGTCAAAGAAAGCAGCCGGACAGTGA
- a CDS encoding iron ABC transporter substrate-binding protein → MTIRKNVLAGMALIATAALSLTACSANAPAAGESDAGGITVYNAQHESLTQEWVDAFTAETGIKVTVRNGSDTEMSNQIIQEGKASPADVFLTENSPAMTQVENAGLFSDIDKATIDQVPAEFRPSTNKWTGIAARSTVFVYDPKKISADQLPKSMLDLAKPEWKGKWAASPTGADFQAIVAALLELKGEEATTQWLAGMKENFTAYKGNSTAMKAVNAGEIDAALIYHYYYYGDQAKTGENSKNVTSYYFKNQDPGAFVSVSGGGVLASSKHSEQAQEFLKFVTGKKGQEILKDGTSFEYAVGSEVASNEKLVPLNELQAPTVDPAKLDSAKVTDLMTKAGLL, encoded by the coding sequence ATGACGATTCGTAAAAATGTGCTGGCTGGCATGGCCCTCATTGCCACCGCCGCCCTCAGCTTGACCGCATGCTCCGCAAACGCACCGGCCGCCGGAGAATCGGATGCCGGAGGAATCACGGTCTACAACGCACAGCACGAAAGCCTGACCCAGGAATGGGTTGACGCCTTCACCGCCGAGACCGGCATCAAGGTCACCGTACGCAACGGCTCGGACACCGAAATGTCCAACCAGATCATCCAGGAAGGCAAGGCCTCGCCGGCCGACGTCTTCCTGACCGAGAATTCTCCCGCAATGACGCAGGTTGAGAATGCCGGTCTCTTCTCAGACATCGACAAGGCCACCATCGACCAGGTGCCCGCCGAGTTCCGCCCGTCCACCAACAAGTGGACCGGTATCGCAGCACGCTCGACCGTGTTCGTCTACGACCCCAAGAAGATCAGCGCAGACCAGCTGCCCAAGTCCATGCTGGACCTGGCCAAGCCGGAGTGGAAGGGCAAGTGGGCAGCTTCACCGACCGGCGCCGACTTCCAGGCCATCGTTGCAGCACTGCTGGAACTCAAGGGCGAAGAAGCTACCACGCAGTGGCTTGCGGGCATGAAGGAAAACTTCACCGCCTACAAGGGCAACTCCACCGCCATGAAGGCAGTCAACGCCGGTGAAATCGACGCCGCGCTGATCTACCACTACTACTACTATGGCGACCAGGCCAAGACCGGCGAAAACTCAAAGAACGTCACCTCGTACTACTTCAAGAACCAGGATCCGGGAGCATTCGTCTCGGTTTCCGGCGGCGGCGTCCTCGCCTCCTCGAAGCACTCTGAGCAGGCCCAGGAATTCCTGAAGTTCGTCACCGGCAAGAAGGGCCAGGAAATCCTCAAGGACGGCACTTCGTTTGAGTACGCCGTTGGGTCCGAGGTGGCTTCCAATGAGAAACTGGTACCACTGAACGAGCTCCAGGCTCCGACCGTTGACCCGGCCAAGCTCGACTCGGCCAAGGTCACCGACCTCATGACCAAGGCAGGACTGCTGTAA